Part of the Mycolicibacterium thermoresistibile genome, ATCGCCACGAAGTGCACCGCATGCGCGGCCATCAGATACCACAGGATGTCGCTGGTGTCGGCGCCGACGTGCACCTTGAGATAGGTGATCGAGAACGTGACCACCAGGTAGTACATGATGTTCTCGGCGAACCGCAGCCCCATCGCGGTGAGCACCCCGCGCGGATAGCGCCGCAGCACCTCGACCACGCCGTACGAGGTGGATCTGGCCTGCTCGACCTCCTGCTGGACGGCCAGGAAGATCGGGGCGTCGCTGACCTTGGTGCGGATGTAGTAGCCGATCAGAACCACCACCGCCGACAGCCAGAACGCGACCCGCCACCCCCACGACAGGAACGCCGACTCCGGCAGCGTGGTGGTCAGCACCAGCAGCACCACGGTGGCCAGCATGTTGCCGACCGGCACCGCCGCCTGCGGCCAGCTGGACCAGAACGCGCGGCGGTCGTTCGGGCTGTGCTCGGCGACCAGCAGCACCGCGCCGCCCCACTCCCCACCGACCGCGAAGCCCTGCACGAAGCGCAGCAGCACCAGCAGCGTCGGCGCCCAGTAGCCGATCTGGCCGAAGGTGGGCAGACATCCCATCAGGAAGGTCGCCGCACCGACCAGCAGGATGCTGAACTGCAGCAGCTTCTTACGGCCGTACTTGTCGCCGAAGTGGCCGAACACCACCCCGCCGAGCGGGCGGGCGACGAACCCGACGGCATAGGTGACGAACGCCGCCAGGATCGCGTCGAGCTCGTTGTCGCCCTGGGCGAAGAAGACCTTGTTGAAGACCAGGGTCGCGGCCGTGCCGTAGAGGAAGAACTCGTACCACTCCACCACGGTGCCGGCCATCGAGGCCGCGACCACCCGCTTGAGTCCGGACGCCGGTGCGCTCACCGCAATCTCTCCCGCATGCGCAGAGAGAGTACTCACGGCGCCCCGCCGCCGGGGCAGCGAGGGTGCCGGTCGTCACAACCAGGTGTCCGCCGTGGTCGCGGTCAAGAACGCCTCGAGATCGTCACGCCACTGCGCCGGGGTGTTCTTCTCCGGTTCGATCCCGGTGTATTCACCGCGGTAGAACAGCAGCGGGCGCGGCTTGCGTTCCGGCACCTCCGACAGCCCGTGCACCTTGCCGAACACCACGAAGTGGTCACCGCCGTCGTGTACGTCGTGCACGGTGCAGTCGATGTGGGCCAGCGAGCCGTCGATGATCGGCGATCCCAGATCCGAGGGCCGCCAGTCGATACCGGCGAACTTGTCCGGTTCCCGCGATCCGAACCGCGCCGAGACGTGCTGCTGCTTCTCGTGCAGGATGTTGACGCAGAACCGGCCGCTGGCCTCGATCGCCTTCCAGGACCGCGACACCTTGGTCGGACAGAACAACACCAGCGGCGGGTCCAGTGACAGCGCCGCGAACGACTGACAGGCGAAGCCGACCGGGTTGCCCTCGTGCACCGTGGTGATGATGGTGACCCCGGTGCAGAACTGCCCGAGCACCCTGCGGAAGGTGCGCTGATCGATCGCCTCGGCGGTCACCGCACCATCAGCCCTTGAAACCGATGCTGAAGTCGTGGCCCCACAGGCTCACCGCGGTCGACTCCCGGGCGACCCACTCCTCGTCGTCGACCTGCAGCCCCTCACAGCCGAATTCGACGTCGAAGCCGCCGGGCGTCTTCATGTAGAACGACAGCATCTTGTCGTTGACGTGCCGGCCCAGCGTCGCCGACATCGGCACCTTGCGCCGCAGCGCGCGGTCCAGGCACAACCCGACGTCGTCGGAGTTCTCCACCTCGACCATCAGGTGGACGATGCCGCTGGGCGTCTCCCCGGGCATGAACGCCAGGCTGTGGTGGCGCGGGTTGCAGCCGAAGAACCGCAGCCACGCCGGCTCCCCGTCGGCCGGCCGCCCGACCAGCTGCGGTGGCAGCCGCATCGAGTCGCGCAGGTAGAAGCCGAGCACATCGCGGTAGAAGCGCAGCGACTCCGCGTCGTCGCGGGTGGTCAACACGACGTGGCCCAGACCCTGCTCACCGGTGACGAACCGGTGGCCGTACGGGCTCACCACCCGGCGGTGCTCCAGCGCCACGGTGTGGAAGGCCTCCAGGGTGTTGCCGGACGGATCCTGGAAGCGGATCAGCTCCACCACCCGGCGGTCGGCCAGCTCGGCGGCGGTGCCCTCCTTGTACGGCACCCCGGCGGCCTCCAGCCGGCTGCGGACGTCCTGCAGCCCCTCGGCGTTCGCGCACTCCCAGCCGGACTCCAGCAACCGGTCCCGTTCACCGGGCACGATCACCAGGCGGGCCGGGAACTCGTCCATCCGCAGGTACAGCGCACCCTCGGTGGGCCCCTTGCCCTCGACCATGCCGAGGACCTTCAGCCCGTACTCCCGCCACGCGGCGACATCGGTGGCCTCGATACGCAGGTAGCCCAGAGACCGGATGCTCATGACTTCGCCTCCTTGGCGCCATCTTCCAGGAAGTCGATCGTGAGGCGGTTGAACTCGTCGAACTTCTCCACCTGAGCCCAGTGACCGCACTGCCCGAAGACGTGCAGCTGCACCCGGGGGATCTGTTTGAGCGCCACCAGCGCGCCGTCGAGCGGGTTGACCCGATCCTCACGACCCCAGATCAGCAGTACCCGTTGCCGCAGCTTGTACGCGTCGCGCCACATCATGCCGAGCTCGAAATCGGGACCCATGAACGATTTGCCCATGGCCCGGGTGGCGGCCAGCGACTCCGGCGTGGCGGCGATCGCGAACCGCTCGTCGATCAGTTCCTCGGTGATCAGGCTCTGGTCGTAGACCATGATCCGCAGGAACGCCTCGAGGTTCTCACGGGTGGGTTCGGCGTTGAACCGGGCCAGCAGTTTGACGCCCTCGGTCGGATCCGGCGCGAACATGTTCACGCTCAGACCGCCGGGACCCATCAGCACCAGCCGCCCGGCCCGCTTCGGGTGGTCCAGCGCGAACCGCACCGCGGTCCCGCCGCCCAGCGAGTTGCCGACCAGATCGGCGCGTTCGATGCCGAGGTGGTCGAACAGCGCCAGCAGGGCCGTGGCGCTGTAGCGGTTGTACTGCTCGTGTTCGGTGTGCTTGTCGGAGTGGCCGTACCCGGGCTGATCCACCGCGATCACGTGGAAGTGCCGGGCCAGCACGGCGATGTTGCGGCCGAAGTTGGACCAGCTCGACGCGCCCGGCCCGCCGCCGTGCAGCAGCACCACCTTCTGCGCGTGGCCGATCCCGGCCTCGTGGTAGTGCAACCGCATATCCCGGTCGCCGGCCTTCACCTCGGCGTAACGGGACGTCGACTCGAAGGTGATCTCGACCTGGTTCTCGGCTTCTTGGATGTAGGAAGTCATCAGGTCCCCGTCTAAACCATCGTGTCCTGGGGCGGCAGGCCGAACTCGTGGTTGCCGAAGATCAGGTAGGCGCGTTCCGGATCGTTGGCGGCGTGCACCCGGCCGGCGTGCGCGTCACGCCAGAACCGCTGGATCGGCGCGGTGTTCTGCAGCGCCGTCGCGCCGGAGGCCTCGAACAGCCGGTCGATCGAGGCGATCGCGCGGCCGGTGGCGCGCACCTGGTCGCGCCGGGCGCGGGCCCGCAGCTCGAACGGGATCTCCTTACCGGCCTTCAGCAGCGCGTACTCGTCGCCGACATTGCCGATCAGCTGCCGCCAGGCGGCGTCGATGTCGCTGGCCGCCTCGGCGATCCGGATCTTGGCGAACGGGTCGTCCTTGGCCTTCTCACCGGCGTAGGCCGCCCGCACCCGCTTGCCCTGATGTTCGACGTGCGCCTGGTAGGCGCCGTAGGCCATCCCGACGATGGGCGCCGAGATGGTGGTGGGATGCACGGTGCCCCAAGGCATCCTGTACACCGGCGCGGTGTTGGTCCGATAGCCGCCGGCGGTGCCGTCGTTCATCGCCTTGTAGGACAGGAACCGGTGCCGGGGCACGAAGACGTCCTTGACGACGATCGTGTTGCTGCCGGTGCCGCGCAGCCCGACCACATGCCAGACATCGTCGATCGTGTAGTCGGTGTTGGGGATCAGGAAGCTGCCGAAGTCGACCGGCCGGCCGTCCTTGATCACCGGCCCGCCGACGAACGTCCAGGTGGCGTGGTCGCATCCGGAGGACCACTGCCAGGCCCCGCTGACCAGGTAGCCGCCGTCCACGACCTGACCGGAACCCATCGGCGCGTAGGAGGACGACACCCGCACCGACGGGTCGTCACCCCAGACGTCCTCCTGGGCCTGCTGGTCGAACAGCGCCAGATGCCAGTTGTGCACCCCGATGATCGAGGCCACCCAGCCGGTGGACCCGCAGGCGCTGGCCAGCCGCCGCACGGCCTCGTAGAACAGGGTGGGATCGCACTGCATACCGCCCCACTGTTCGGGCTGCAGCAGCTTGAAGAACCCGATCTCCTCCAGTTCCTCGACGGTTTCGTCAGGCAGACGGCGCAGTTCCTCGGTCTTGGCGGCCCGTTCCCGCAGTCGCGGCAACAAGTCGTCGATACCGGCCAACACAGCCTGCACATCGCGCTGTTCAATAGACGTCACGGATTGCCTCCCGGGGAGTACGGACCTAGGACTGAGATTAGAACACGTTACGATTCGTGTCGAGAAGCGCGTTCCTGCAGCGGCTAGACCAGCGCAATCGCAATTCTGTAACCTGTTCTAGTTATCGCAGGAAGGAGTGTCGCCGACGTGACCGACGAACCACTCGGGAGCCACGTGCTCGAATTGCAGGTGGCCGAGGTCGTCGAGGAAACCGCGGACGCCCGGTCGCTGGTGTTCACGGTGCCCGACGGCGTCGACATTCCGCCCGAACGCCTGCGCTACGCGCCCGGACAGTTTCTCACCCTACGGGTGCCCAGTGACCGGACCGGTTCGGTGGCACGGTGCTATTCGCTGTGCAGCTCACCGTTCACCGGTGATCCGATGACGGTGACCGTCAAACGCACCGAGGACGGCTATGCGTCCAACTGGTTGTGCGACAACGCGCATCCGGGCATGCGCATCCATGTGCTGGCGCCGTCGGGCACCTTCGTGCCCAAATCGCTGGACGCGGACTTCCTGCTGCTCGCCGCCGGCAGCGGCATCACGCCGATGATGGCGATCTGCAAATCGGCGCTCGCCGAGGGTTCCGGTCAGGTGGTGCTGGTCTACGCCAACCGCGACGAGAACTCGGTCATCTTCAGCGCGGCGCTGCGGGATCTG contains:
- the hsaB gene encoding 3-hydroxy-9,10-secoandrosta-1,3,5(10)-triene-9,17-dione monooxygenase reductase subunit → MTAEAIDQRTFRRVLGQFCTGVTIITTVHEGNPVGFACQSFAALSLDPPLVLFCPTKVSRSWKAIEASGRFCVNILHEKQQHVSARFGSREPDKFAGIDWRPSDLGSPIIDGSLAHIDCTVHDVHDGGDHFVVFGKVHGLSEVPERKPRPLLFYRGEYTGIEPEKNTPAQWRDDLEAFLTATTADTWL
- the hsaC gene encoding iron-dependent extradiol dioxygenase HsaC; the encoded protein is MSIRSLGYLRIEATDVAAWREYGLKVLGMVEGKGPTEGALYLRMDEFPARLVIVPGERDRLLESGWECANAEGLQDVRSRLEAAGVPYKEGTAAELADRRVVELIRFQDPSGNTLEAFHTVALEHRRVVSPYGHRFVTGEQGLGHVVLTTRDDAESLRFYRDVLGFYLRDSMRLPPQLVGRPADGEPAWLRFFGCNPRHHSLAFMPGETPSGIVHLMVEVENSDDVGLCLDRALRRKVPMSATLGRHVNDKMLSFYMKTPGGFDVEFGCEGLQVDDEEWVARESTAVSLWGHDFSIGFKG
- the hsaA gene encoding 3-hydroxy-9,10-secoandrosta-1,3,5(10)-triene-9,17-dione monooxygenase oxygenase subunit, translating into MTSIEQRDVQAVLAGIDDLLPRLRERAAKTEELRRLPDETVEELEEIGFFKLLQPEQWGGMQCDPTLFYEAVRRLASACGSTGWVASIIGVHNWHLALFDQQAQEDVWGDDPSVRVSSSYAPMGSGQVVDGGYLVSGAWQWSSGCDHATWTFVGGPVIKDGRPVDFGSFLIPNTDYTIDDVWHVVGLRGTGSNTIVVKDVFVPRHRFLSYKAMNDGTAGGYRTNTAPVYRMPWGTVHPTTISAPIVGMAYGAYQAHVEHQGKRVRAAYAGEKAKDDPFAKIRIAEAASDIDAAWRQLIGNVGDEYALLKAGKEIPFELRARARRDQVRATGRAIASIDRLFEASGATALQNTAPIQRFWRDAHAGRVHAANDPERAYLIFGNHEFGLPPQDTMV
- the hsaD gene encoding 4,5:9,10-diseco-3-hydroxy-5,9,17-trioxoandrosta-1(10),2-diene-4-oate hydrolase, with the translated sequence MTSYIQEAENQVEITFESTSRYAEVKAGDRDMRLHYHEAGIGHAQKVVLLHGGGPGASSWSNFGRNIAVLARHFHVIAVDQPGYGHSDKHTEHEQYNRYSATALLALFDHLGIERADLVGNSLGGGTAVRFALDHPKRAGRLVLMGPGGLSVNMFAPDPTEGVKLLARFNAEPTRENLEAFLRIMVYDQSLITEELIDERFAIAATPESLAATRAMGKSFMGPDFELGMMWRDAYKLRQRVLLIWGREDRVNPLDGALVALKQIPRVQLHVFGQCGHWAQVEKFDEFNRLTIDFLEDGAKEAKS
- a CDS encoding MFS transporter, encoding MAGTVVEWYEFFLYGTAATLVFNKVFFAQGDNELDAILAAFVTYAVGFVARPLGGVVFGHFGDKYGRKKLLQFSILLVGAATFLMGCLPTFGQIGYWAPTLLVLLRFVQGFAVGGEWGGAVLLVAEHSPNDRRAFWSSWPQAAVPVGNMLATVVLLVLTTTLPESAFLSWGWRVAFWLSAVVVLIGYYIRTKVSDAPIFLAVQQEVEQARSTSYGVVEVLRRYPRGVLTAMGLRFAENIMYYLVVTFSITYLKVHVGADTSDILWYLMAAHAVHFVAIPTVGRLADEFGRRPVYLVGTLAAGAWGFIAFPMMNSANYVIITGAVVLGLIAHAFMYAPQPALMAEMFPTRMRYSGVSVGYQVTAIVAGSMAPIIAVRLLDVYSSAVPIALYLAGAAVVTLIALAFTRETNGIDLAGVDRADAEESARLLRAAQT